The genomic segment GCGATGTAGGGATGAGTTGTATGATTCTTGCTGCAGCTCCTAAGCTCATTTGAACAAGCCCTCCTACACGTGttgacctttccagtctttcCCCCCATATACCCTAAAGCAAATGGCAGGCTAGACAAGCCCGTTTACCATGCTGTAATCAGGAGACACGTTACAGGTAGAGACAAGGGGATTATTAAATACATCATTAAGCCAAAACCAAAAAAAGCAAACAGGGAAAAACAATTCAATATaacattaaaagtgtaaaatGGCAAGTGTCCTTCTGTGAGGGGAATCAGCTGTACAGACATCAGCCAGCAGCCTTAAGCGGGCCCACCAGGGGTCATCAGGAGGGGCCCACCATCTGACCAATCACtattcattctcacatccatATGGGTTTGTCCCAAAGGAGACCAAAACAGAAGAGTAAGAGAAAAAGGGTCTGGGTGAGAGAGGGAAACCAGAGAGAAGGGGGCAGAGGGTGAGCAGAGAACTGAGGGGGCAGATGTTATCTCTGTTCCTGAGAAACTGAACAGTGAGAGTaggctgggggaggggggggtgggggtgagagagatagaTTGAGGGTAAaatcattctttaaaaaaatctgtgtaaTTTCAGAGACACTTCTCACCAGCCTCTCATTCCAGTCTCTGTCTCAGCCAAGTCCAACTCCTGCCAGCCACCCTGTGACAGTCCTCACAAAGTCCCAGGGCCCACagcgcccacacacacacgccaggaCACAGGGAGAAAATAAGCAAGcatgggacagagagagagagagagagagagagagagagagaaagagagagagaccgagtgtaagagagagaaagcaagagaatAGAATAGCAGGGATAAGCGAGAGTGAACCAGAGAGGGAGGATGTGTTAATGCACAAAAACGCCGCATCAATCCAATGCACCGCGCTCTGCTTGGGATGCGTCAGCATCTCCGCTGAAGgacaaaagagaaagggagCGCAACAGAACGGGCGCGTGAACACGAGGGAGAGAGCGTTTCAAGTGCCCCGAGAAGCCTCGCCACGCCAGCGCGACACGGGGGGGAAACGGGCTGGAAGAAGCACAACGGTGGGATTTACGGCGGAGCGGCAGAGGTTAAAACCTTGTTGCCGTGGGGACACACTGCCGTCTTCTCTCTGGGCGCCCTGGGCAGCGCTTTATTCCCCCATAAGCCAgcgagacaggagaggagagcagcAGAGGCAAACACAGTTGAGAGGCTTTGCGCCACCACATACTAAAAGGACGGAGAGCTTTGAGTTTGGCCACTACCTCAGGACGCTGcaggggttgagagagagagaaaaggagagagagagaaagacagagcgatacacggagggagagaggaagacagggtgagaggggggagagagagagagagagagagagagagagagcacaagagagtggagagagattCTGCAGCTACAACGGACCTCTTTTCCTCGTCTACGCGCCTGTAACGTCACGCCAGTGCCGCGCTCGCCGGCCGCTTACCTCTCTCTCGCTCGGTTCTCCCATTCCGCGGCGCGAGGGGGAAAAGACCGAGGAACGACGCCGGTAAAACAGGAACGGAAAACTAGAAAGAACGGAGCCATGGAGGGAGACAGTTCTTCAGCCTCTTTTCACTTCGCTGCTATCGCCGCCTGCGGCTGAATCTGCTTTacaacaccaccccccccccacacacacacccaacgaCACCCGCTCGCCctctccaccccacccccccctcggAAGAAATTGACGGATTATTGGGAAGTGCGCGGGAGGCAGGCTGCAGCTGCGCCTGTGTCTGTGAGGCGCTAGAGagagtgtgcgcgcgtgcgtgtgcatcTGCTGTTCGAGGCATGTGCGAGTCCGTTGCTGCGCTGGAGCGCGGTGCTAGTTAAAAGGAGAAATAGGCGAATGACCGCAGTCTGTGTGGTGGAGCCTTTTCAACCCCACCGAGTGCTCCAGAAAAACCAGGCGGACAACAAAGCGACACCCAGAATGCGATAGAAGGGGGCGGACAAACTGACTAACCACCGAAACAGAGAGCTGACGgtaaggggaggggggggtctgTTTTGGCTTTTTCAATCGCACCCCCTGCCCTCACACAGAAGGGGAAGAACACTCAAAAGGACTGTggaatttgtattatttttcctCTTTAAACCTGCCTTGGGTTGTCAGAGTACCAGAGCGTGTGTCGGTGTGCACGCGTTTGTGCTATGGAGACGTGGAGAAGGCGTTTGGCAGAGGCATCGAGCGGAGGTTTCCAAGGACAAGCAGGAGAAGAGCAGTTGAGGGCGAGCAAAAGCGAGCGTGTACTGCTTTGGGAGCCTGACTGGATTCTTACCCCTGTCTAAAAGATAAGCTTTGAAGGGCCTTCACATCTTCCCCTTCTTTGGATGATCTTCACTTGTGTGGAATTATACAAAGGGGCCATTTTGGCAAATAGTCTTCACCTGGTTTGCTTCTGACAGAGCAgagagaaaatgtttattttccgGTTCCTGGGATATATAGTGATTTAAACACTCCAGCTGGTTTGCgattggaaaaaaaagaaagagacaaaaaaaatcataaaggacctgtaaaaaaaaaaaaaaaaaaaaaaagattgaggTAGGTGTCTAGTGTTTCCAACCATATTTACatcatctttctctccatctttctatGAAATATTAGCTACAATTTTCTATCCTGTCCTTATCAGACAGTCCCCTCATCCACCCTCCCATTCTACAGCTCTGTCCATGGAAAAGAGTGCCAGAGTCTTGCTTAATCCTGGGTAGGGCCAGCCCCTCTCCCTGTCACTCAAGAACCaaccctctcccctccccccctcttTAAAACCCTCAAACCACCCCAGACACCCTTTCCGCCACCATCCCAGTCAGCCAACCGGATCCACCGACCAACcctccagcttcctcccccattTCCCACCAAcctccccccgccccccccccccccccccccccccggacgATGCTGAATTATGAACGTGCCACATCATGAGTCTCCTGGGGCGGGTAGCTGTGCGTCGAGCCAGGAAAGCCGCCCTGCTCTGTCTAGTGTTTCTGATGGCGCGAGCGTGGAGCAGCGCCTCCCTGGCGTTGGCGGGGGCGGCGGCACCGGGCCCTCAGGGCTGCCCGCTGGAGTGCTCGTGCAGTAGTCAGCTGAGCAAGGTGGTGTGCACCCGGCGTGGCCTCAGTCGGGTGCCACCGGGGATACCCGGCAACACACGCCACCTCAACCTGATGGAGAACGTCATCGAGGCGGTGCAGGCCGACTCCTTCAGGCACCTGCATCACCTGGAGGTTCTCCAGCTGGGCCGCAACGCAATCCGGCAGATCGAGGTGGGCGCTTTCAACGGCCTCACAAGCCTGAACACGCTGGAGCTATTTGACAATCGGCTAACGGTGGTACCCAGTGGCGCCTTCGAATACTTGTCAAAACTACGGGAATTATGGCTGAGGAACAATCCCATTGAGAGCATCCCGTCATACGCTTTCAACCGGGTGCCCTCGCTGATGCGCCTGGACTTGGGTGAGCTGCGCAAGCTGGAGTACATCTCCGACGGCGCCTTCGAGGGCCTGCACAACCTCAAGTACCTCAACCTGGGCATGTGCAACATCCGGGGGGAGATGCCCAACCTGAGTCCTTTGCTGGGTCTAGAGGAGCTGGAGATCTCGGAGAACCTTTTCTCCGAGATCAAACCGGGCTCCTTCCGGGGACTGCGCTCGCTCAAGAAGCTGTGGGTGATGAACTCACAGATTGGGACAATCGAGCGCAACGCCTTCGACGACCTGAGCTCGCTGGTGGAACTGAACCTGGCCCACAACAACCTGAGCACCCTGCCGCACGACCTATTCGCCCCACTCAGGTACCTGGTGGAACTGCATCTACACCACAACCCCTGGAACTGTGGCTGCGAAGCCCTGTGGCTGGCGCGCTGGCTGCGGGAGTACATCCCCacaaactccacttgctgtggcCGATGCCACGCGCCGGCCCACATGCGGGGGCGCCAGCTAGTGGAGGTGGACCGGGGGGAGACGGGCGTGCTCCAGTGCTCCGCCCCCTTCATAGGCGACGCGCCGCGAGACCTGAACATTTCGGCCGAGCGCGTTGCGGAGCTCCGTTGCCAGACTGCGCCGATGTCCTCTGTGCGGTGGCTGCTGCCCAACGGGACTGTCCTGACGCACGCGTCGGGGCACCCACGGATCTCCGTGCACAACGACGGAACGCTCAACTTCTCCAACGTCTTGGCAGCTGACACCGGCACCTACACATGCATGGTGTCTAACGCTGCCGGCAACTCGAACGCCTCGGCCTACCTCAACGTGAGCGCGGCCGAGCTAAACACATCCAACCTCAGCTACTTCACCACAGTGACCGTGGAGGTCTTTGGCCCGACCACGGAGATGCCCAAGCCTAAGACCACGACGACCGCCCCGAATGCTTCTGgcgggagaggagaaggagggggggCGGGAGGAGGGGCGGGGGGCGCTggcaccactaccaccaccgcCTCGCCCTCCGTGTTTCAGCCCGTCTTCATCTCTACACCCACCGTGCTTCTACAGAGCACCGACGGCAAGCCCGGCGCCCGACCATCAGCCGTACCCGCTTCCAAAGCCGTCACGGTCAAGCCATCCAACACCGGCACCAGCTTGGACGAGGTGATGAAGACCACTAAGATCATCATCGGCTGCTTCGTGGCCGTCACACTGCTGGCCGCCGTCATGCTCATTGCCTTTTATAAACTGAGGAAGCGCCACCAGCAGAGAAGCACGGTGGCAGCCGCCCGCACAGTGGAAATCATCCAGGTGGACGAGGAGGACCTGCCGCCGCCAGCATCAGCCGCCAACGACATCCGTGAACACACGCTGCCCGAGATACGAGACCACAACAGCATCCACAAACTGGATTATATCAGCCACAAAACAGACTATGGCTTCCACAAGCCCAAAGCAGAATACAAGGCCGACTACACAATCCACAAACCCAAACCGGACTACATTATTCACAAGCCCAAAGCTGAGTACACCACCTATAAACCCACCACAGACTACCCAACACACAAATCCACACCAGACTTCAGCCTTCATAGACAAAAGGCTGATTATAGCCCATTCAGACCTGAATATAGTACTCACAAGCAGCCTAAAGCAGATTATAGCCCATTCAAACATGACTACAGTACCCACCCGAGAACACCTAAAGTAGAATATAGCCCCTTCAAACCAGATTATGGTACACATCCAAAACCCAAACCAGACTACAGCCCATTCAAACATGATTACAGCACTCACCCACGACCTAAACCAGAATACAGTCCCTACAAACCCGACTACAGCACTCAGCCCAAATCCAAACCGGAATACAGCACCCACAAACCCAAACCAGACAACAGTCAATACAAACCCAAATCAGAATACACCCCGAAGGGTGTCCCAGACT from the Esox lucius isolate fEsoLuc1 chromosome 23, fEsoLuc1.pri, whole genome shotgun sequence genome contains:
- the lrrc4.1 gene encoding leucine-rich repeat-containing protein 4, whose protein sequence is MSLLGRVAVRRARKAALLCLVFLMARAWSSASLALAGAAAPGPQGCPLECSCSSQLSKVVCTRRGLSRVPPGIPGNTRHLNLMENVIEAVQADSFRHLHHLEVLQLGRNAIRQIEVGAFNGLTSLNTLELFDNRLTVVPSGAFEYLSKLRELWLRNNPIESIPSYAFNRVPSLMRLDLGELRKLEYISDGAFEGLHNLKYLNLGMCNIRGEMPNLSPLLGLEELEISENLFSEIKPGSFRGLRSLKKLWVMNSQIGTIERNAFDDLSSLVELNLAHNNLSTLPHDLFAPLRYLVELHLHHNPWNCGCEALWLARWLREYIPTNSTCCGRCHAPAHMRGRQLVEVDRGETGVLQCSAPFIGDAPRDLNISAERVAELRCQTAPMSSVRWLLPNGTVLTHASGHPRISVHNDGTLNFSNVLAADTGTYTCMVSNAAGNSNASAYLNVSAAELNTSNLSYFTTVTVEVFGPTTEMPKPKTTTTAPNASGGRGEGGGAGGGAGGAGTTTTTASPSVFQPVFISTPTVLLQSTDGKPGARPSAVPASKAVTVKPSNTGTSLDEVMKTTKIIIGCFVAVTLLAAVMLIAFYKLRKRHQQRSTVAAARTVEIIQVDEEDLPPPASAANDIREHTLPEIRDHNSIHKLDYISHKTDYGFHKPKAEYKADYTIHKPKPDYIIHKPKAEYTTYKPTTDYPTHKSTPDFSLHRQKADYSPFRPEYSTHKQPKADYSPFKHDYSTHPRTPKVEYSPFKPDYGTHPKPKPDYSPFKHDYSTHPRPKPEYSPYKPDYSTQPKSKPEYSTHKPKPDNSQYKPKSEYTPKGVPDYTIFKSDYNSPHKPDYSIFKSDYNSPHKQDYANQKTKMDYSPHKADYTSPHKADYTSPHKVDYSTLKPKYNTYKPAGHGAKWTENNIGNSLPRTLPSTVSNLPEPFAIKTHTKEKVQETQI